The genomic DNA CCTCCTGGTAAACCAATACTTGTAAACCATCCTGCAATATTGTCAATTCCTGATTGGAATTTTGTTAAACCGTGCATGAAGAATGTTACCCCTAACACGATACGAATAATTAAGTTACCAATATGTTGATTCATTTCATTCTCTCCTTTATAGTTTTCTTATACAAAACTTTTATTTACATTACAAAACATACACTAATTTTTTTTATTCGTCAATTCATTTTCACTGGGAAAAAATATATTTTTTTTGCTATGATACAAATAGTTGTTTACAAAAAGGAGCTTGATTTTATGAATATTGGTTCTGCAATACGTGAAATTCGTCAACGTAGAGGCATAACAATTGCACAAATTTGCGAGGGAACAGGTCTTTCTAAAGGATTTATGAGTCAGGTTGAAAATAATAAAACATCACCATCTATCTCAACTTTAGAAACGATCTCCAATTTTTTAAACGTTCCCCTTCCCTATTTATTGTTAGAGCAAAAAGATCGATTAAAAATTGTCAAAAAAGAAGAACGGAAATACAGTGTATACGGCAAAGATGAGCAAAGAATTGAACATGTTGCGGAGCAAGGGGGCCTTCGCCTATCTTTAGTAGAAATCCCTACTGGATTCCCGAAAGAAAACTCACCAAATGCCCATGAAGGGGAAGAATGTCACCTTGTATTACGCGGAAAACTAGAAGTTCAGCACGGTGAAGATATTGCAATTGTAGAAGAAGGTGATTCTTTCTCATGGAATGCATGCGTTCCTCATATTGTTCGTAATATAGGAGAAGAAACTGCATTATTACTCATCTCGAGTTATGCGGAAAATCGAAAACGTGTTTACTAAATAATAAAAAAGAAGCCTGATTAACAGGCTTCTTTTTTATCCCCTTATAATTCCATAACTTGTCCCAACTAGTACCGTCTTTTCATGCTGATTGCGATAAACTGACTCGATTGAAACTTTTTTATAACCTTCCATTTGCTCAATATTTGTTAAAGTTAATTCACAAGTGATCGTATCTCCTGTAAAAACTGGTCTAATAAACTCACTTACTAATTCTCTTGCTATGTAATGTAACTCTTCGCCCACCTTTGTTCCGATACTAGCAGTCAATAAACCATGAACCATTAGTCTTCCGTTTTCATCGTATTCCATATGGTGTCTACCTTTATCACCTGTAATATTTGCAAATTCAAAAACTTCCTCCTCAGTAAATCTTCTTTCATATTTAAATACATCCCCAACTTTTATACTCATTTTTATCCCCCTAATAATAAACGGAATTTTCTTTTATTTTATCATAAAAAGAGCCTCAATCCATTCTCTATTATCAAAAGTCTCAAAATTACCTCGCTATACTTTTTTACTTTCCGTTCATTTATCGGTGACCATCTCTTTTCGCGACTTGATATCCATAGTACGCACATGTTCCATTTCTCGATAGCTCTCTAACTTCAAATCCACAACTTCTATAAAAATCAAAATTGTTCGCAGATGTATGCGCAAACCAATCACCGTGGGGAAGTTTTTGCAAACAAAGAGCTACAAGCTTCTTACCTAATCCCTTCCCTCTATATTCACACTTCACAACTAAATTTACTATATTCGCGATCATAATTCCATCCGAAATGACCCTAACCATCGCAATCATCTCTTCTTCATCCCAAATTGTGAAAGCCCATGTTGAATTTTCAAATGCTATCGTAAATTTTTCAATTTGCCAAGAAGGGATATTATCATTACTCCAACCGGCATCTTCAAACAATGCTTTAATTGCATATGCTGGTACGCTACTCGTTCCCTCACGAATAATAAGTCCATTATGATAAATGTACATGTAATCCCCCCTTTATTTTCATATACCATTCTTCAAAAAATGCAATTTACCTTTAAAAAAGTAATTTTTCATCCAACACGTTTAATGGAATAAACAAGAACATCCATCCCATGAAATAAAGTTGTTTTCTCATAGCTGAGCCCTGTCTTTCTAGCAACAAATATTGAGGCGGGATGATTCGGCTTAATGAGAGAAATTAATTTATTCATTCGTAATGCTTGGAAACCGTAGTCTCGAAATGCTGCCGCCGCTTCTTTTGCATACCCTTTTCCCCAATACTGAGGAAGTAACCAATAACCAATTTCAATTTCCTCTTTTCCATCAATCTGCTGCTTTACCAGCCCTGCATGACCAATTCTTGTTCCCGTTTCCTTTTCAATCAATACAAATAAACCGAGACCGTTTTTATAGCTAGGAATGACCCACTCCTCCAAACTTTTTTTACACTGTATATATGTTTTTAACGTCCCATTTCCAATATAGCGCATTACCTTCTCGTTCCCCCATAGTGAAGCATAGAACTGTAAATCATCCATTGTATATTTGCGAATTTGTAAACAATCTGTATGAAACATGCCTGCACTCCTTTCCACTAATTTATTCTTAATTTCACGATCATGTTTTGTATGCATACGAAATGTTACTATTAATTATAAAGTGAAACTTTAATCAGTGGGGAATTTTGTTCACCCCCACTGATTATCAGCCCTCACCAATCGAGCGTTTACGGGCAGTGGATCTCCCATCTAACTTCTTTGCTCTAGCTGAATTTTGAGGCGGGAGACTTACTGCCCGCAAATAGCGGGATAAATGAACCCACAATAAAATACAGAATATTCATTCTTAACGACTAAAAAAAGCAGTAGACAAATTTCGTCTACTGCATCCATATCATAACTAGTATTAAGAAAACTACAGTTGAGGGGGTGTAGGATTTTCAAATATACTAGATACTTATCCCGTTCTAACGGGGGGTAAACTTTCCAATTGTTTCAAGTGAAAAGTTTACCGCACATAAGAACTTCCTTCGTTCATTAAGATAGTATTGCTAAATAATCATATACACGCTTAGATTTCTCTCCACCCATTCGTGCATGCTGAAGAAGAGAAATGCCATGAGGACCAGATGCACGCAATGCTTCTGGTTGAGCTACTAAAATAGCTTGTACAACTTCTAATTCACCAAGCATAGCTGCTGCAAAAATATCCATCCGAGCACCCTTTTCTAGTAAATAAAGAGCAATATCTTTACGACCTACATGTGCCGATGCCCCTAACGCACTTTCCCAATCTGATCCACCCCAATTATAAGAGGCGTGAAGTAAGCTTGGCGATTCAACCAATAGCTCTTGTACTTTCTCTAAATCCCCGTGAGCTGCCATAACAAATTCTCTTACTAATTCAGTGGTAATACGCTCTTCTGTTTGCATCGCTCTTCTCCCCTTTTAGAAATTCGTTTCGGTGTAAAAAACGGCTTGTCACTTCCTTGAAAGATATCTACATCTATGCCAAATACATGTTGAAACATTTCATGGCATAGCACTTCTTCTGGTATACCATCATACTGAATCTTTCCTCGCTTTAATACGAGTAAACGATCGCTATATTGAGCAGCTTGGTTAATGTCATGTAAAACCATTATAATTGTCATTCCATACTCCTCATTTAATCGTTTCACAAGTTCCATTACTTCCAACTGGTGAACGATATCTAAAAAGGTTGTTGGTTCATCCAATAATAAGACATTTGTACGTTGCGCTAGCGTCATGGCAATCCAAGCACGTTGCCGTTCCCCTCCTGATAAAGAATGTAAAAGACGATATTCATACCCTTCAAGATTTGTAACAGACAATGCCCAATCAACAATTTCTTCATCTTCTTTATTTAAGCGGCTACTCCATGATTTATGTGGACCTCTTCCGAACTCAATTAGTTCTTTCACTGTTAAATCTAATTGATGATCATGCATTTGTGGTAACATTGCTAATTGCTTCGCTACATCAGCACTCTTCATCATATGAATGTTTTTCCCATCTAAAATGATGTCCCCTTCGCTTTGTTTCAGTAGCCTTGCTATTAAACGAAGCAAAGTAGATTTTCCCGATCCATTCGGACCAATTAAACTAACGATTTCTCCAGCCTTAATATGTACATTCATATTTTGCATTTGAAATCTTTCAGAGTGTGCATAAAACACTTTGTTAACGGAAATCACGTTGTTTTCCTCCTCTATGAATTAAATATAAGAAGAACGGACCACCTAAGAAGGACAGTAAAATACCAACAGGCAATTCGATTGGATCGAACCAACTTCGAGCTATTGCATCCGCAAAAACAAGTAATACACCGCCGCCAAGGCATGATAAAGGTAGCAAATATCTATAATCATTTCCAACTAATAAACGTAGCATATGTGGTACGACAAGACCGACAAATCCAATAAGACCAGATACACTTACTGCAATTCCAGCTAATAATGTACTTACTACGATTAAATAAAACCGACTTTTTTCCACGTTATGTCCTAATAACTTTGCCATTTCATCTCCAAGCATTAACACTCGAATATGCTTAATGCCAAAGAAAGCTAATATAATGGCGAATATTGCATAATAAATAATCATGTTTAAATGTGCCCAACTTACACCACCAATACCACCCGCTAGCCACGGTAACACGGATTGTACTTTGTCACTATGTAATAACATTAATGCTGACGTTGCTGCACCAATTAATGCATTGATCGACACCCCTACTAAGACGATTCTTGAAGGTGGTGCCCCTTTTTGCCATGATAAAGCATAAATAACCATCGCTGTTATGAAAGCTCCTAAAAACGCCCCTAGTGGTAAAAAAGCTAGATGCTGTGGGAATAAAATCATGATGACAATTGCTACAAGGCCTGCCCCAGATGAAACTCCGATAATACCAGGATCTGCAAGAGGGTTTCTCATAACCCCTTGCAGCAGTGTACCAGATGCAGCTAAACATGTTCCTACTATAAACCCAACGAGAACTCTCGGTATGCGAAGATCCCATACAATTCGATGAACTGTCGAACCCTCATCTTGTATACCTGTTAGAATGTCTCGTACAGAAAAAGATAAACTTCCTGCGAAAAGTCCGTAAAAGAGGCCTAAAATTGTTAATACAACTAAAGTAACTGCTATTATCCATCTTTTTTTCGCAAAAGGATGTTCCTTTTCTCTTACTACTTCACTACTTTCCATACGTATCATTTCCTTACATCTTGTATACTTTTATACATAAAGTCTATTGCTTCTGTAACTTTTGTCCCAGGATTAGATCCAAATAAATCAGGTGGCAAAATAACTACGTGGTTTTGTTTTACTGCATCTAAATTTTTCCACGCTTCATTTTTCATCATTTCGCCTTCGAATGCTTTTTTCACACTTTTTGGATCTCCGTGTGTAATTAAATAAATGACATCTGGATTCGCCTCAATAATACGTTCTACACTTAGCTGTGCATATTGCGGATATTCTTTCGTTTCTGGAAAATCAGAAGCAATATTTTTCCCGCCTGTTTTTTCTAAAACATCACCTGATAAAGATGTTGGTAATGCCGCTAAATAAGTACCTGGTGCGCCATACACTAGCAATGCTTTCACATCGCTCTTTTTCTCATATTTCTTCATTTGATCATTGATTTTTTGATTAAGTTCTTTTGCTTTATCTTCTTTCTTCATTACCGTTCCATATAATTCAATATTCTTTTGAATATCTTGTACAGAATTCGCAGAAGAAATGATTACTTTCGTTCCCTGTCCTTCAACCGTTGGCACATTCTTTTGGAATCCATTGTTAGCAACAAGTACATCGGGCTTTAAACTAGCAATTTGCTCAAAATTCGGTTGATGTGCATTCCCAATTACTTTTGCCTTCTTTAACTCCTCTGGAAGAGTTAATTTCGTATCCGGACGACCTACTACTTTTCCACCTAAAGCATGAATAATATCCATGTCCCCCATACTTAATGTTGCAAAACTTTCTGGTACTTTATCGAATGTTACCTTTCTCCCTGACAGGTCGGTAATTTCGATTTTTTCTTTTCCTTTTTCTGTTTTGGTTGCAGACGCTTTTTCGTCCCCTTTGGCACTGCAACCTATTAACAAGAAAAAAATAGATAAAATCGCTGTAAATAGCGTAATAGATTTTTTCATTCCTTCACCTCTAGTTGATAATGATAATCATTAACTACTATTCTACTTTAATTGATAAGGATTATCATTGTCAACATGAAACGCATACATTTTTCTACAAAAAACAAAAAGCGCGACAAAAAGATTCTTTCTTTTCGCCGCGCTCTAGTTAACAATATTATTCACATTCATTTTCCTCTAACTGGTCACGCATCACTTTCACACGCTGAAAGAAAAAGAACGATAAACTTAAAAATATAACGATACTCCCCATCATAACAAAAAATTGGATTGTCTCTTTTGCTCCATCCGGAATCAACAAGCCAACCATTAACAATGTACTTACAGCGAGAAGAATTTGTCCGAACCTAGTATAATCTTCTATTTTCCCTTGTAATTCTTTCATTATATTCTCACTCCTCCATTTCACTTTATCATATTCTATGAAACTGAAAGACCAGTAAATACAGCCATTCTGGGAGATGTTTTCCAACAAAAAAAGAGCCGCTTTACTGCGGCTCTTTTTTAATCATTATTCACCTTTATATGCTTCCATATAAATTTCTTTCAGCTCTGAAATAAGCGGTAACTTTGGATTAGCAGTTGTACATTGATCTTCAAAAGCTCTTTCTGCTAATACTCCAACAACCTCTTCAAATTGCTCTTTATCTACCCCTTGTCCTGCAATACTCATATTAATATTTAAGCTTTTTCCAAGCTCAATAATTGCTTTGACGAGTGATTCCACACCTTCTGCTACTGAGCTTGCTGGAAGCCCGAGCATTCTCGCAATATGTGCATAGCGTTCATCTGCTACAAAGTGCTCATATTTTGGGAACAATGCGTGTTTTCTTGGCTTAATAGCATTATAGCGGACTACATGCGGCATAAGAATTGCATTTGCACGTCCGTGCGGAATATGGAATTCTGGACCAATTTTATGTGCTAAGCTGTGATTAATACCTAGAAAAGCATTTGCAAATGCCATCCCTGCAATTGCAGAAGCGTTATGCATTTTTTCCCGTGCTTCTTCATCATTTCCATCTTTATATGCTCTCGGTAAATATTTGAATACGAGATCAATAGCTTTTAATGCTAATCCATCTGTATAGTCATTTGCCATAACAGACACATACGCCTCAATTGCATGTGTTAAAACATCCATACCAGTATCTGCTGTTACATGTGGTGGTACTGTCATTACAAATTGCGGATCAACAATTGCTACATCTGGTGTTAATTCATAATCTGCGAGCGGATACTTTATATTATTTTTCTTATCTGTAATAACCGCAAATGGTGTCACTTCTGATCCTGTTCCTGATGTTGTTGGAATCGCAACAAACTGTGCCTTATTTCCTAATTCCGGATATTTACATGTACGTTTTCTTATATCTAAAAACTTCTGTTTAATGCCATAGAATGTCGTTTCTGGATGCTCATAGAATAACCACATTCCTTTTGCTGCATCCATAGCTGAACCACCACCAAGTGCGATAATTACATCTGGCTTAAAGCTTCTCATCATTTCCGCACCTTTAAAGACAGTTTCATCTGATGGATCTGGTTCGACCTCAAAGAAAACTTCAATTTTCACATCATTTGCATGCTTGTTTAAATAGTGCGTGACTGTATCCACATAGCCATGTTCAACCATTCCAGGATCCGTTACAATAAATGCACGTGAAATGTTAGGCATATTTGCTAAATACGCTGTAGCATGTTTTTCAAAATAAATTTTTGGTGGCAATTTGAACCACTGCATATTCTTTTTTCTATTTGCCAGCCTTTTTATATTTAATAAATGAGTCGCTGTTACATTTTGGGAAACTGAATTTTTTCCGTAAGAACCACAACCAAGTGTAAGTGATGGAATAAATCCGTTATATATATCCCCTATTCCACCTTGTGATGAAGGTGCATTTACAATGAGACGGCAAGCTTTCATACGTAATCCAAATTGCTTTTGCACTTCTTTATTTGTAGAATGAATAACTGCTGAATGTCCTAAACCACCGAGGTTCAACATTTCTTCGCAATATGTAAATCCTTTTTCTAATGAATTCGCCTTCACACAGGCTAATACTGGGCTCAGTTTCTCACGAGATAACGGGTATGCTGCTCCGATACCTTGAATTTCAGCTACAAGCATTTTTGTATGTTCAGGAACAGTAATCCCAACTAATTCGGCAATATACTGTGCTGATTTTCCTACAATATCACTATTTACTGCACATGTATTTTCATTTATAACGAGCTTTTCTAATTTTTTTCTTTCTTCTTCTGTTACAAAGTAACAATTGTTTTCGATCATTTCTGTTTTAACATCATCATAGATTTCTTTATCGACAATGATTGCTTGTTCCGATGCACAAATCATACCGTTATCAAATGTTTTCGATAAAATTAAATCATTAACAGCTCGTTTTACATGTGCTGATTTTTCTATATAACACGGTACATTACCAGGACCTACACCTAGCGCTGGTTTTCCAGTAGAGTAAGCTGATTTCACCATACCAGCGCCTCCAGTTGCTAGAACGAGTGCCACACCATCATGGTTCATTAATTGTTTCGTCGCTTCGACAGACGGTCTTTCAATCCATTGAATACAATGTTTTGGTGCACCAGCTTTCATTGCTGCATCATATACGGTTTTCGCTGCTGCCACCGAACAATTTTGTGCAGAAGGATGAAATGCGAAAATAATTGGATTTCTCGTTTTTATCGCAATCAACGCTTTAAACATTGTTGTCGACGTTGGATTCGTTACTGGTGTTACCCCAGCTACTACACCGACAGGTTCTGCAATTTCTATTATTTCTTCATGAGGATCTTCGTGAATAATTCCTACCGTTTTATCTTGCTTTATACTATGCCAAATATATTCAGTGGCAAAAATATTTTTAATGCATTTGTCTTCATAGACACCACGGCCTGTTTCTTCAACAGCCAATTTTGCAAGTGGCATATGTTGATCAACACCTGCTAATGCCATTTCATGAACAATGTTGTCAATCTGCTCTTGTGTAAAACTTTCTAATGCTTGTAAAGCTTGTTGACCGTTATTTACTAACGTATCAATCATCTCTTTTACCTCTTGCATTTCATTTACAACTTTCTCTTTGACTACCATGTAAATTTCCTCCTATTCTGTTATCACGGTCTTTATAAGTCCCTATAGGTCATAATAAGTCCCGATTAGCGAAAAAAAATAGAGTTACCGTCCTACATGAATCCCATTGTTTGTGAAACACTTCACAAGTTTACTCGTGAATAACATTTCATGAATTCAATATACATGAAATCATTTCATTTGTGTATGTATAATTTGTGAAATATTTCACAATTAACACAATAAAAAATGCACTGCTCCACATTAGCAGTGCATTTTTTATTACGCTAGCGCTTGTGCTAAATCTTCAATTAAATCTTCACCATCTTCAATACCGACAGAAATACGAATTAATGTATCTGTAATTCCTAATTCTTTACGGCGATCTGCTGGGATTGATGCATGTGTCATTTGAGATGGGATAGAAATTAAACTTTCTACTGCTCCTAAGCTTTCAGCAAGTGTAAAGTATTGCAGTTTCTCAAGTACTTTATTTAATGTTTCCTCACTATCTACATCAAACGAAATAATAGCACCAAATCCATTTGCTTGTTCTGTTGCTAATTCGTGGTTTTGATGTGATTCAAGACCTGGGTAATATACTTTATTTACTTTTGGATGATTATTTAAAAATTCAGCAATAGCGCGTGAATTCGTTTCATGTTCTTCCATACGAATTCCTAATGTTTTTAAACCGCGAAGTAGTAAGAAGCTATCTTGTGGTCCAAGAATACCTCCTGTTGAGTTTTGTACAAAGTGAAGGTCTTCTGCTAGTTGTGGGCTATTTACCACTACTAGACCTGCAACTACGTCACTATGACCTCCTAAATATTTCGTTGCACTATGAAGTACAATGTCTGCTCCTAAAGAAATCGGCGACTGCCAATATGGCGTCATGAATGTATTATCAATAATTGTTAATAAATCTTTCTCTTTAGCAAGAGTAGATATTTTCTTAATATCAGTAATTTTTAGTAATGGGTTCGTTGGTGTTTCCACATAGATCGCTTTCGTATTTGGACGAATTGCTTCTACAACTTCCTCTAAGTTTGTTGTGTCTACAAATGTATGTTCAATACCGAAGCGGTTTAATACTTTCGTAATAACACGATACGTTCCACCATAAACATCATCTGTTAAAATAACGTGGTCACCTTTTGAGAACAACATAATTGTCGCTGTAATAGCAGCCATTCCAGAACCGAATGCAAATCCAGCATGACCATTTTCTAATACGGCAATCATTTCTTCTAAAGCTGCACGTGTTGGGTTACCTGTACGTGAATATTCATATCCTTGATGCTTACCAACCGCTTCTTGTTTGTACGTACTTGTTTGATAGATCGGTACGTTTACAGATCCAGTTGAAGGTTCTCCTATACGAATACCATGAATTAACTTTGTCTTTGCTCTCATTTTTTATTCCCATCCTTTGTATATGTCTTTACTTAAATAGCGCTCACTACTATCAGGAAAAATGGTTACAATATTTGTACCTGGTGCTGCCTTCTCTGCCTCAAGTAAGCTCGCATGAAATGCTGCTCCTGAAGAGCTCCCAACGAGAAGTCCTTCTTTTTGCGCTAATTCTTTCACTCGTAAAAATGCATTTCGATCAGAAATCGTATGAATTTCATCAAAATAAGATGTCTTCAAAAATGGCGGGATAAATTCCAGTCCAATTCCTTCGGTCTCATGTGAACCAGCCTTACCACCATTTAAAATAGATCCTTCTGGCTCTACGATAACTGTTTTAATATCTATATTTTTTTCTTTCAAATAAGATGCAGTCCCCATAAACGTACCGCCAGTTCCTGCTCCAGCAACAAATATGTTAATCTCTCCATTCAGTGCATTCCAAAGTTCAGGACCTAGTGTTTTGAAATAAGCACGCGGGTTTGCTTCATTCGCAAACTGACTTGGAGAGTATGAATTCGGTATTTCATTTACTAATTCTTTTGCTTTTGCAATTGCACCGGTCATTCCTTGCTCAGTCGGTGTATGCACGACCGTTGCACCTAGTGCTTTCATTAATTCTTGTTTTTCAATACTAAATTTCTCTGGTACACAAACGATAACACGTAAATCATGTTCTAATGCTGCAAGTGCCAGTCCAATACCAGTATTCCCAGCAGTCGGTTCAATAATTGTTCCACCTTGGGTAACAAGCCCTTTTTCTAGCGCATCTTCGATTAATTCTCTTCCTAAACGATCCTTAACGCTTCCGCCTGGGTTATAAAATTCAAGCTTTGCAAATAAGCGGACCCCTTTCGGAAGTGAAAAACGAGTAATTTCTACAATTGGTGTATGACCAATTAACTCATGAACTCCACGATATACATTCATCGTGTTCTCCCCCTTGTTTGCCAATAAAGAAAAGGCAACTGTATGTATTTTCTTTATATGAGACAGTTGCCTTTTTGTTACATTACTTTAACTCTTCTAACACTTTTACGATAAAGTTTGTAGAATGAAGAGCTGCTTGATCTAAAAACTGATCAAATGAAACATTTGATTCTTTACCAGCAATATCAGAAAGTGCGCGAATGATAACAAACGGAACTTCATATTGGTGGCATACTTGTGCGACAGCTGCTGCTTCCATTTCTACCGCATAAAGATTTTCAAATTTATCACGGATGGCTGCAACGCGGTTCGGATCACTCATAAATGAATCGCCTGTTGCAATCATGCCTTTTACAACTTGAATATTTTCTTCAGTTTGCATACATTTCTCAGCTAATGCAACTAACGCCTCATCAGCTTTAAATCCAGGCGGCATTCCTGGTACTTGACCATATTCATAGTTAAATGCTGTTACATCTACGTCATGGTGACGAACTTCAGTGGAAATAACTACATCACCAACGTTTAGAGAATGATGGAATCCACCAGCTGAACCAGTATTAATTACTTTTTCAGGCTTATATTTTTCTAATAAAATTGTCGTTGACATCGCTGCGTTTACTTTACCAATACCAGACTTTAACAAGATTACTTCATGTCCTGCTAATAGTCCTTTCGTAAATTCACAACCTGCAACCGTTTCTGTCTCTGCTTGTTCTAATTTGTCACGTAAAATACGTACTTCTTCTTCCATTGCTCCAATTACAGCAATTCTCAATCTAATCCCTCTTTCTATTGCTTAGTTGCCTCCATTACCCAAACGAAATGATTTAATCTCGTAAACGTTACATGGAAGCCATTGTTTTCAAAAATAGTCTGCATAACTGGAATACGTGTATAGTATTCCGTTTGCAAATCGTTTGCTAACTGGTGAAAACCTCTTTGTTTTGCTGTTTCAACAGTTTTATCATATGCATCTTGATCTGCAAATATCGTATCAGCAAACACTATTTTACCACCTTTGTTTAGCAATTGACTATACT from Bacillus cereus G9842 includes the following:
- a CDS encoding bifunctional cystathionine gamma-lyase/homocysteine desulfhydrase, whose product is MRAKTKLIHGIRIGEPSTGSVNVPIYQTSTYKQEAVGKHQGYEYSRTGNPTRAALEEMIAVLENGHAGFAFGSGMAAITATIMLFSKGDHVILTDDVYGGTYRVITKVLNRFGIEHTFVDTTNLEEVVEAIRPNTKAIYVETPTNPLLKITDIKKISTLAKEKDLLTIIDNTFMTPYWQSPISLGADIVLHSATKYLGGHSDVVAGLVVVNSPQLAEDLHFVQNSTGGILGPQDSFLLLRGLKTLGIRMEEHETNSRAIAEFLNNHPKVNKVYYPGLESHQNHELATEQANGFGAIISFDVDSEETLNKVLEKLQYFTLAESLGAVESLISIPSQMTHASIPADRRKELGITDTLIRISVGIEDGEDLIEDLAQALA
- a CDS encoding O-acetylserine dependent cystathionine beta-synthase, encoding MNVYRGVHELIGHTPIVEITRFSLPKGVRLFAKLEFYNPGGSVKDRLGRELIEDALEKGLVTQGGTIIEPTAGNTGIGLALAALEHDLRVIVCVPEKFSIEKQELMKALGATVVHTPTEQGMTGAIAKAKELVNEIPNSYSPSQFANEANPRAYFKTLGPELWNALNGEINIFVAGAGTGGTFMGTASYLKEKNIDIKTVIVEPEGSILNGGKAGSHETEGIGLEFIPPFLKTSYFDEIHTISDRNAFLRVKELAQKEGLLVGSSSGAAFHASLLEAEKAAPGTNIVTIFPDSSERYLSKDIYKGWE
- the mtnN gene encoding 5'-methylthioadenosine/S-adenosylhomocysteine nucleosidase gives rise to the protein MRIAVIGAMEEEVRILRDKLEQAETETVAGCEFTKGLLAGHEVILLKSGIGKVNAAMSTTILLEKYKPEKVINTGSAGGFHHSLNVGDVVISTEVRHHDVDVTAFNYEYGQVPGMPPGFKADEALVALAEKCMQTEENIQVVKGMIATGDSFMSDPNRVAAIRDKFENLYAVEMEAAAVAQVCHQYEVPFVIIRALSDIAGKESNVSFDQFLDQAALHSTNFIVKVLEELK